CATGGATCTGGGTGTCTGCGTGCGGGCGCTCCTGCTGCCCTTGGAAGCAGGGTGCTGAGCGAAGGGGTGCAGAAGGGAGTTGGAGGAGATGGGACGGGGTTTGCAAAGCCCTAAAGGGCTCAATGCCTGCACCCAGGGCAGAGTTAGGACATCCGTAAAGACCTGGCCCTGTGCGGGACACGGGGCGTTGCAGCGTGCTAATGCCTAAGTGTGGACATGGTGGCATGTCGTGGTGCTAAAATAACCCACATCCTGGGAGCTTGCGGGATTGCTGAAATACAATGCAGCCGAGAGGGTGGgcatgggggggggagtggaatTAGAGGGATGCCGTCCTTTCCCCCGCAGATTATACCCTCTGCTTCCGGCCTTTCCTGGAATAGCTCTGGGCAGTGGCAGTCGGCTGTTGTTAAAGCCAGGCTCCACGCGTGGCCTGAAATAGTTTTTCTACAGCCGCACATGTGGCAGGGTCTGGGGTCCGGAGATTAGAGCAGGGCTGCCTGCGCGGAGCCGCCTGGgcgtgcaggcagggctgtgcaggaTAGCCGCTGTGCTTGGATGGTCACCACGGCTCCGATCTCTGTAATTTCACATCTTCGAGGCAGGGTGGGGGAATTGAAGCAGCTGCATTCCTCCAAACGGCTCCTGCTTCGTTAAAATTAGCCAGAGCTTTGGACTTGCGCTGGGGCAGCCGGCTGCAAGGAGCTTGCCGCTATTGTACATGGCTCAAAGGCAACCCGCCGAGTCCAATGTGGATGGAGTCGAGCTGAGTTTAAACCTCCCGAACTCGGGGTTTGTCGCCTGTGTGTGGGCTTCACGGCCCCAGGCTGGTGTGGCTGcggagctgcttgctgctgcctcagtttccctgtgtgCAAAGCCAGGAGCTGCAGGCACTGCGGGGTGATCTCCGAGGCTGCTGCCTGACCCCAACCCTCAGCACCCGTGAGGTGACTCTGTGTAACTCCCCTGTGTGCGAGAGTTTATTGCCCAAAGTTTCTGCTGGGCTCTGAAGTGTCTAATCCGCGAGGCCAAGCCCCAGCCGGCTGCCGGCAGTTCTAGCTCGGCTCTAGCTCAAAGCTTGGGGCTGCTCCGGCTCCTCGGGAGAGGAGACTTTCCCTGAGTGCCGTCACCCTTTCgattctttctttttgaaacactTTTTGGGCACATTTTGTCCCAGCAGCTCATccaccagctgcctcctcctctccccccagccTCGGCGACCCcgctctgtccccagccctgagCAGATCCCCTTTTCTTTGATCATCCCAGACTTTCCGGTGACTAAACTTTTCCTTGATGTGTTGGTGACTGAAGAGCCCCAGCTTTGACCTTCCTTCTCCGGGGCAGCCGCCGTTTGCAAACAGTTAACCGCCGGGCTGGGAAGGGGTGTGCGAGCCATGGCACAAAGGAACACACCATCGCGCCGCGGCCAATGAGCGGGCGAGCGCGTCACGGCGGCGGCCTCCTCCGAGAGCGAGAGCGTCTTAATCACCTCGGCCTCGGTCAGGGGTAACTCTCAGTCACTTCTCTGCCATTGCCAGGAGCtgtgggtcagccttggccagggcTCAGCACCCCGGTCCCGGTGCCAGGGTGGGCCCGCGGGGGATTGCCGCATCTGACGCGCAACACGCTGGCACCCGGCGTGAGGGTGACGTGGTTCCCGCCGCGCGGCTTCGTGACTCATTTAAAATTTCCCTTGGCTCCACGTATGCATGTGGCGATAAGCGCGcaggagaggagtggctggagccGGCTcgcccctttcctcccccttgcTGGGTGACGTGCTCATGGAAAAATGTGCATGTGTTGGGTCCTGTGCAATGCCTCTGCCGGCTCTCCATCCATGGAGATTTGGTTTCTCATTCtcctccccccaacccctccaactttaaatttaaactttGCGTCCTGTACGTCAGTCCGGACGGAAAGATTTCGCTGTACCCTGGCAGCAGAGCGGCAGAGGGCCAGGGCTGACCGTGTGTAGCTGTGTCCCATGTCCGGTTCTGCTGGCTTTGTTCCAGGATACAGCCCTTGTCCGGTAGTTTGTGGACTGCAGGGTGCTTGCAAATCCCCAGGCAAAATCAGTCTCCTAAACAGATGTGGAAATAACCTTAATACCTGGCTTGCGTCCCTCCAGGAGGAGGAATTAATTCCTCCTGTGCCTTCCCAAGTGATGGAGGACCTGGGTACTCGTGGTGTCTTTGGACTGCTGGTGCAGGGTAGAGCTGTTCCCTGTCTGGGTTGTAGCAGGAGAAGGGTTATGAGATGCGCTGGATGAAGCGGAGAGATGCTCTGGGTGGCTTCCCGCTGTGATCACCCTCACCGGCCAGTCCTGGCTGGGACTGCTGCCAAGGCCCAGCGCTTGAGCAATTCCCTGTGATCCTCTGTTGCGCTTTGCGTCCCGTGTCCCTGTGCCCACAGCTCCGGGGGCAggggtggaagaaggagccagccTGCCGCTGGCTGGTGGTTTGCCCCATCCCTGCCAGTAAAATGGAGGTGACCCCGGGACCAGGGCTTGAAGGGGGGGCTGGCAGCAAAGCCAAGCTGGTGAGAGGCATTTGGCTGCTGGGcctgcagggctgagctgcttgGCTGTGCTACCTGGCCGGTCCCCAGCCCTTGCCAGGATGAGGGAGGTGATTACACACTGCTGAACACACAGCAGTGCTGCCTGGGGGACAGGTTGGGGCCAGGGATGGAAGCCAAAGGCAGGAGCAGATCAATCGCTTCCATCAAAGTAGGGATGTCTGTTTTTTGCAAATAAAGCTCTTCTCTGGAAGTCTGAATCAGCTCTTCTGCTTCCCATCCTGTAAGACCTGAGCTGCTGCCTTCAGCCTGGTGGTCTGAATCACACCTGTGGCAACCACCTCTTGTCCAAGTGTTGGAGCAGGGTGGgccacccctggggcagctcaGGAGTCCCCAAAATCAGATGCCTGAAGCCCACTGGACTtgtggcagcagggagagctgggccAGTGGGGTTACCCAGGCGCTCTGTGCTTGCGAAGCTAACACTCTGTCTTCCCAAAGGATCATCTTCTCCACCCCATTTGCCGTCATCTCCTACTTCCTCATCTGGTTTGTGCCGGACATCTCCAGAGGCCAAGTGATGTGGTACCTCGTCTTCTACTGCATCTTCCAGACTCTTGTGACGGTGAGTTGGGCTCTGTACACACCAGGGCTGGTGGGTGAGGGATGGAGAGGACGAATCCCTGCCTTTACCTCGCTGAGCTATGCAGAGAGGCAGGTTCCCATCCCTGAGCTAATTCCCCTCATGCCATTGCAGTGCTTCCACGTGCCCTACTCAGCGCTGACCATGTTCATCAGCAGGGAGCAGAGCGAGCGGGACTCGGCCACTGCCTACCGTAAGagtatttccttcctttccttaaCGTGGACAGGGGGCAGCCGGTGCTCAGCTCTTGCTGCAGCTCTTGCTGGGGCATGATCCTCCTCCAGATGCCTTGCTGAAAAGGTTTGGCATCCCCAAGCATGGTGTGTGGTGAACATTGTTCAGGGCTTGAATTGCAGCTGGTCAAGCTCTTCCCATTCCTCTTCCCCGGCTCCTCCAGCAGACATCTTTGTCTAATCCAGTGAGAGCTGGGCTGATGGGGAGGTGGTCCCTGTTAATGGCCAAGTGCCTGGAGCAGATGATGGGGGATCTGAGCTCCTGcatctttccttctgctctgtcatacagcagtgggagcagcaggaccAAGTCTTGgcctctctccctgcctcagtttccccagcagacACTCTCCTTCCCTGTGGCTTTACCTCTTGGTGGTTTGGAAGGAGCTGTAGGAGAGCTGAGCTGGCTCATTTCTCCTGGTGAAGGGGAATGAATAGCAGCTGGGGAGGCTCTGCTGTGGAGAAGGGCTGTGCTCAGTCCCGCTGGCCTCTCCCTCCAGGCATGACGGTGGAAGTGCTGGGCACTGTGCTGGGCACTGCCATCCAGGGCCAGATTGTGGGCAAGGTGGTTACTCCCTGCATCGAGAGCCCCGTCTTCATCGGCAAGACCAACTCCTCAGTGGCCATGGAGGAGCTAAACATGACCCATGACACTGGGTCACTCACAGACACGGTAAGCCAGGGGGACCTGCTGGCAGCCCCTGTCCCACTGTGCTTGCCTTTTTGATTGGGCTGGCTCCTGGGATGAGCCCCCTCCCTCACCACTCCCCTCCCTTGCACAGAGAAATGCCTACATGATTGCTGCGGGGGTCATCGGGGGACTCTACATCCTCTGCGCCGTGATCCTGTCGGTAGGCGTGCGGGAGAAGAGAGGTGAGGCTTGAGACATGCTGGAATACTCCAATTTTGTGGAAATGCTGTAGCTCCTGCCAGGGACTTCCCAGGAGCCTGGCTGAGCTCTTGGGCCCTCAATTGTGGGTCAAGCCCCAGAGAGGGACAGGTAGAGCTGAGGTCTGGGTACGGGGGCATGGGGAAGGCGCTGCAGAAGGGCAGCACTGTGGGCAGGAGGCCAGAGCATCTCCAGGGTATGTTACAGCACAGCCCTGAGGACTTAGCTCTCTGCTCTGCACTGTCAGAGATAAATGTTATCTTGCACAGTTTTGGCTGGCCAAGGTTGCTAGTGCCAGCTAGGGCATCCCGGGGTGAGGTGATATCCAAAGTCCAGTAGTTCCTgtccttccctctctgctttgtgaCCAGCTCTGCTTATCCTGGGTGAATCTACCAGGCCATCCTCTTCCCTCCGTGGGGCTGAGGGACCCCTGTGTGAGGGCAGCGATGTCCCTGTGGGCATTACCCTCACTCCTTTGAGGTGGGATGCTGTAGGTGGGCAGGGGCTTGTGCAGGGTGCTCAGCAGCAGGTGTGATGCACTGCACCCCTTGCACCCAAGGGTGCTGTTTCAGCGGGTCTAACGATGGGCTGATTTGCTCTGCTCCCCAGAGTCCTCTGAGCTCCAGTCGGATGAGCCTGTCTCCTTCTTCCAGGGGCTGAAGCTGGTGATGAACCACGGTGCCTACATCAAACTCATCGCCGGCTTCCTCTTCACCTCGCTAGCCTTCATGGTAAGCACAGCCGGGCTTGAAGGATTGGGGagagggaacagcagcagcacagcttggagatggctggggggcaagcagcgtAGGGCCCAAAGAGGATCCCAGCGGGCTGGGAGCATGTGAGGTGGCAGCTCAATGAGCCGGAGCTGCCCCAGGCAGAGAGGAAGGATGTGGCCTCGTGCCCTCGGATGGGTCGGTGAATGGCTGCTTTCTTTCCCTGCTTATGCTTTGGGTGCAGCCTTGCGAGGAGGAGCACATCCCTCCAGCGTGGCTGGGGTGGCTGTCCACCCCCCTAACCACTGTttgcctcctctgcagctgctggagggtAACTTTGCCCTCTTCTGCACCTACACCCTGGGCTTCCGCAACGAGTTCCAGAACATCCTCCTGGCCATCATGGTGCGTATAGCACTGTCCTGGAGCCCCTCGGGGCCGGGACTGCGGTGGGATGCTTGCTGTGGGATCCTGTGGGTCCTCCCCAGGAGCTGGCATGGGATGGGTTCTCTGTGGGCTGAGGGGAAGAGAGGCTGCGGGGCTGCGGTGGTCTGCTGTGGGGACAGTGACCGAAGGTCccctgggaggaggagggggagaaggagctgCCAAATGTCCTGCAAAGACCAGGCGGATTGGCAGGAACAGCAAGGCCTTTGTTCCTGTGTGAAGGCAGCCAGAGATCGGGGAGACCAGGAGCCGTGGGGGCCTTTTGTCCAAATCCTGCCACtatctccctccccccctctcccccccgcctCGAGAAAAAGATCTCAGTGTTTACTGCCAGGAAGATGGAGCAAAACAGCTCCTTGAGAGCCCTTTCCAGCTTGCCTCATCCCTGGGAGCCCTTCCCACCCTTCCTGCTCAATGGGGTCGAGAGGTCCAAGGTGCCAAGGTCCCCACAGAGCCTGGCTCTtggccatgctgtgtgccagcaGCGGTGACAAGATCAGGTCCTTTCCCGGCACTGAGGATCAAGTCTGGTCCTCCCCTTGTTTGGGCAGGTGTGCTGGCACCTGATGGGTGCCCTGAGGCTGGTGGTGCCGGGTGCCAGCGTGCTCTTCACTGGGGAAGGAGGTGGCCCCATACACCCGCTCCAATTACAAGCTCTCCTTCCTGGGAGTGGAGACAGGCGAGGGATGGGatgagggcaggagcaggcagtgtGGCTGCATGCCAGCCCCGGGAGCGTGTGGAAATCAGAGGTGCTGGAAAAAGCTGGAAATGTGATGGAGGAGGCCGTGCCCAGGAGCTGCTCCTTGCTGGGAAGAGCTTTTCCCCCCAGAGAAGAGCCTGGCCAGCAAGTGACACCATGGCCCTCTTCTCTTCCCATAGCTCTCAGCCACCTTGACCATTCCCCTCTGGCAGTGGTTCCTTACCCGCTTTGGGAAGAAGACGGCTGTCTACGTGGGCATGTCGGTGAGTGGGTCCCCTCGAGCGCAGAGATGCATGTGAGGATGGTGTTTCCCACATGGGATGAGCAGAGCTGTGCCCTCCTGAGAGGAcctggagctgggcaggggcagctgctgctgctgatttgGTGCCTGTTCCTCATCCTGCTAACAGTGCTGTCATGGATGTGGCCAAGGCCAGCAGAAATGGCTGCTGCGGGGCTCTGGGAGGAAGGCTGCATTGCTGCTTCCCTGGCCATCCCTGTGGTTGGAAGGCTGGCATGCacgggagggaaggggaaaggccAAGGAGTCTGGGTCAGGCACTGCTGGCACAACCTGGTTTCTGTCCCCTATCCAGTCTGCCATCCCATTCCTCATCATGGTGGCCGTCCTGGACAGTAACCTCATCATCACCTACATTGTGGCCGTTGCAGCTGGGATCAGCGTcgctgctgccttcctcctgccctggtgAGTGTGAGGTCCTGGTGCTCTCAGCACTGCACCCCAAGAGCTGGGCAAGGTGCTTCCAGAGCCTGCTGGAGTGGTTAGAAATCCT
The DNA window shown above is from Accipiter gentilis chromosome 17, bAccGen1.1, whole genome shotgun sequence and carries:
- the MFSD2A gene encoding sodium-dependent lysophosphatidylcholine symporter 1, which encodes MAGGGGAEGARPGGLLPAACRQPRRRENRERLSVCSKLCYAVGGAPYQITGCALGFFLQIYLLDVAQLDPFYASIILFVGRAWDAITDPMVGFFISKTSWTRFGRLMPWIIFSTPFAVISYFLIWFVPDISRGQVMWYLVFYCIFQTLVTCFHVPYSALTMFISREQSERDSATAYRMTVEVLGTVLGTAIQGQIVGKVVTPCIESPVFIGKTNSSVAMEELNMTHDTGSLTDTRNAYMIAAGVIGGLYILCAVILSVGVREKRESSELQSDEPVSFFQGLKLVMNHGAYIKLIAGFLFTSLAFMLLEGNFALFCTYTLGFRNEFQNILLAIMLSATLTIPLWQWFLTRFGKKTAVYVGMSSAIPFLIMVAVLDSNLIITYIVAVAAGISVAAAFLLPWSMLPDVIDDFKLQHPNSHGHEAIFFSFYVFFTKFTSGVSLGISTLSLDFAGYQTRGCSQPSDVNFTLKMLVSAVPVALILLGLLLFKLYPIDEEKRRKNKKALQDLREESNSSSESDNTELASIV